The following are encoded in a window of Artemia franciscana chromosome 5, ASM3288406v1, whole genome shotgun sequence genomic DNA:
- the LOC136027172 gene encoding organic solute transporter subunit alpha-like: MDLYNRKLLDDFSKAIEPTIESNCSNVSTYPTVDQQLRVFGSYSVLVYVSSATLTALTLAMFLYLTFRITRFAPSRRRTMILWVTATPIVLSFLSFVGMLLPKANYTCKHIKSLYMPWVLMHLVDLTLDYHGGIQNLLPRLESDGATLALEQIPCCCAALIWGKVLYNKHTMRVARALVYQFPLIQFVFVFLGMILEELGYYKSGYVGFDNSYIYLTTLKTISFFIAEWGVNLFVAMSASRLAHIKYGMKIHLVQLFILFVKAQTTTMQILGDNGVIPCVLPYLSVNAFESFLENGLLIVECCLISIPIVIEYQLRRGSLDRKDVLKEMEARMSPATTTSDISSHAGVTRSVSSDVELCKEFVEFL, translated from the exons ATGGATTTATATAATAGAAAACTTCTTGACGACTTTTCGAAAGCAATTGAACCTACAATTGAATCTAACTGTTCAAACGTCAGCACTTACCCGACAGTTGATCAGCAACTTAGAG tatTTGGTTCTTATAGTGTTTTGGTTTATGTATCATCAGCGACACTCACAGCATTAACTCTCGCGATGTTTCTGTACTTGACATTTAGGATAACACGATTTGCACCATCAAGGAGGAGGACCATGATTCTTTGGGTTACTGCAACACCTATT GTACTCagctttttgtcttttgttggcATGCTCCTACCAAAGGCCAATTACACTTGCAAACATATCAAATCACT ATATATGCCCTGGGTGCTGATGCATTTAGTTGATCTGACACTAGACTATCACGGTGGAATTCAGAATCTTTTACCACGACTTGAAAGCGACGGAGCAACCTTAGCACTTGAGCAAATTCCATGCTGCTGTGCAGCCCTGATCTGGGGAAAAGTCCTATACAACAA gCACACAATGAGGGTCGCACGTGCTCTTGTTTACCAGTTTCCCTTGATTCAATTCGTTTTTGTCTTCCTTGGAATGATACTTGAAGAACTTGGCTATTACAAGTCAGGTTAT gttgGCTTTGACAACTCATACATATATTTGACTACACTGAAAACTATATCATTCTTTATTGCCGAGTGGGGAGTTAATTTGTTTGTTGCTATGTCTGCGTCCAGGTTGGCCCATATCAAATACGGC atgaaaatccacttGGTTCAACTGTTCATTCTATTTGTGAAAGCACAGACTACAACCATGCAAATCCTTGGTGACAACGGAGTTATTCCTTGTGTGTTGCCTTATCTATCAGTGAATGCATTTGAAAGTT ttCTCGAGAATGGGTTATTAATCGTTGAATGCTGCTTGATCTCAATCCCTATTGTGATTGAATATCAACTTCGCCGTGGAAGTTTAGACAGAAAAGAcgttttaaaagaaatggaggCCCGCATGAGCCCCGCTACAACAACCTCTGACATAAGCAGCCATGCTGGAGTAACCAGATCAGTATCTTCAGATGTAGAACTATGCAAAGAATTTGTTGAGTTTTTATGA